In a single window of the Acipenser ruthenus chromosome 8, fAciRut3.2 maternal haplotype, whole genome shotgun sequence genome:
- the LOC117407455 gene encoding neuronal membrane glycoprotein M6-b isoform X1, giving the protein MKPAMETAAEENPEQSQEKKGCFECCIKCLGGVPYASLVATILCFSGVALFCGCGHVALTGTVSILENHFSKTVSDHALLTEVVQLMQYVIYGIASFFFLYGIILLAEGFYTTSAVKELHSEFKTTACGRCISGMFVFLTYVLGVAWLGVFGFSAVPVFLFYNMWSTCQVLNSPMANMTSSIESICVDVRQYGIIPWNAAPGKACGTVLGEICNTSEFYLSYHLYIVACAGAGATVIALIHFLMILSANWAYLKDASHMHVYQDIKMKEEQELQDIQSRSKEQLSSYT; this is encoded by the exons ATGAAGCCAGCCATGGAAACTGCAGCGGAGGAAAATCCTGAGCAAAGCCAAGAGAAAAAAG GGTGTTTCGAATGCTGCATTAAGTGCCTGGGAGGAGTTCCTTACGCCTCGCTGGTTGCCACCATTCTTTGTTTCTCTGGTGTTGCGCTCTTCTGTGGTTGTGGCCATGTGGCATTAACAGGGACGGTGTCCATTCTGGAAAACCACTTCTCAAAGACTGTCAGCGATCATGCTTTGCTAACCGAAGT agtaCAGCTCATGCAGTACGTCATTTATGGAATAGCATCATTTTTCTTCTTGTATGGAATCATTCTTTTGGCTGAGGGATTCTACACCACCAGTGCTGTAAAGGAACTTCACAGTGAATTCAAAACTACAGCCTGTGGACGATGCATCAGTGgaatg TTTGTGTTCTTGACCTATGTGCTCGGAGTTGCCTGGCTGGGTGTGTTTGGCTTTTCGGCTGTACCTGTGTTTTTGTTCTACAACATGTGGTCGACCTGCCAAGTCCTCAACTCTCCAATGGCAAACATGACTTCTTCGATTGAATCCATATGTGTGGATGTCAGGCAGTACG gaatcaTTCCTTGGAATGCAGCTCCTGGAAAGGCCTGTGGCACAGTGTTAGGAGAAATCTGCAACACAAGCGAG tTCTACCTGTCCTACCATCTGTACATCGTGGCCTGTGCCGGAGCTGGTGCCACCGTTATTGCATTG ATTCACTTCCTCATGATACTGTCAGCAAACTGGGCCTACTTAAAGGATGCAAGTCATATGCATGTGTACCAAGACATCAAAATGAAAGAAGAGCAAGAGCTGCAAGACATCCAGTCCCGATCAAAGGAACAGCTCAGTTCTTACACATAA
- the LOC117407455 gene encoding neuronal membrane glycoprotein M6-b isoform X2: MGCFECCIKCLGGVPYASLVATILCFSGVALFCGCGHVALTGTVSILENHFSKTVSDHALLTEVVQLMQYVIYGIASFFFLYGIILLAEGFYTTSAVKELHSEFKTTACGRCISGMFVFLTYVLGVAWLGVFGFSAVPVFLFYNMWSTCQVLNSPMANMTSSIESICVDVRQYGIIPWNAAPGKACGTVLGEICNTSEFYLSYHLYIVACAGAGATVIALIHFLMILSANWAYLKDASHMHVYQDIKMKEEQELQDIQSRSKEQLSSYT, translated from the exons GGTGTTTCGAATGCTGCATTAAGTGCCTGGGAGGAGTTCCTTACGCCTCGCTGGTTGCCACCATTCTTTGTTTCTCTGGTGTTGCGCTCTTCTGTGGTTGTGGCCATGTGGCATTAACAGGGACGGTGTCCATTCTGGAAAACCACTTCTCAAAGACTGTCAGCGATCATGCTTTGCTAACCGAAGT agtaCAGCTCATGCAGTACGTCATTTATGGAATAGCATCATTTTTCTTCTTGTATGGAATCATTCTTTTGGCTGAGGGATTCTACACCACCAGTGCTGTAAAGGAACTTCACAGTGAATTCAAAACTACAGCCTGTGGACGATGCATCAGTGgaatg TTTGTGTTCTTGACCTATGTGCTCGGAGTTGCCTGGCTGGGTGTGTTTGGCTTTTCGGCTGTACCTGTGTTTTTGTTCTACAACATGTGGTCGACCTGCCAAGTCCTCAACTCTCCAATGGCAAACATGACTTCTTCGATTGAATCCATATGTGTGGATGTCAGGCAGTACG gaatcaTTCCTTGGAATGCAGCTCCTGGAAAGGCCTGTGGCACAGTGTTAGGAGAAATCTGCAACACAAGCGAG tTCTACCTGTCCTACCATCTGTACATCGTGGCCTGTGCCGGAGCTGGTGCCACCGTTATTGCATTG ATTCACTTCCTCATGATACTGTCAGCAAACTGGGCCTACTTAAAGGATGCAAGTCATATGCATGTGTACCAAGACATCAAAATGAAAGAAGAGCAAGAGCTGCAAGACATCCAGTCCCGATCAAAGGAACAGCTCAGTTCTTACACATAA
- the LOC117407455 gene encoding neuronal membrane glycoprotein M6-b isoform X3 gives MKPAMETAAEENPEQSQEKKGCFECCIKCLGGVPYASLVATILCFSGVALFCGCGHVALTGTVSILENHFSKTVSDHALLTEVVQLMQYVIYGIASFFFLYGIILLAEGFYTTSAVKELHSEFKTTACGRCISGMFVFLTYVLGVAWLGVFGFSAVPVFLFYNMWSTCQVLNSPMANMTSSIESICVDVRQYGIIPWNAAPGKACGTVLGEICNTSEFYLSYHLYIVACAGAGATVIALLIYMMATTYNYAVLKFKSREDCCTKF, from the exons ATGAAGCCAGCCATGGAAACTGCAGCGGAGGAAAATCCTGAGCAAAGCCAAGAGAAAAAAG GGTGTTTCGAATGCTGCATTAAGTGCCTGGGAGGAGTTCCTTACGCCTCGCTGGTTGCCACCATTCTTTGTTTCTCTGGTGTTGCGCTCTTCTGTGGTTGTGGCCATGTGGCATTAACAGGGACGGTGTCCATTCTGGAAAACCACTTCTCAAAGACTGTCAGCGATCATGCTTTGCTAACCGAAGT agtaCAGCTCATGCAGTACGTCATTTATGGAATAGCATCATTTTTCTTCTTGTATGGAATCATTCTTTTGGCTGAGGGATTCTACACCACCAGTGCTGTAAAGGAACTTCACAGTGAATTCAAAACTACAGCCTGTGGACGATGCATCAGTGgaatg TTTGTGTTCTTGACCTATGTGCTCGGAGTTGCCTGGCTGGGTGTGTTTGGCTTTTCGGCTGTACCTGTGTTTTTGTTCTACAACATGTGGTCGACCTGCCAAGTCCTCAACTCTCCAATGGCAAACATGACTTCTTCGATTGAATCCATATGTGTGGATGTCAGGCAGTACG gaatcaTTCCTTGGAATGCAGCTCCTGGAAAGGCCTGTGGCACAGTGTTAGGAGAAATCTGCAACACAAGCGAG tTCTACCTGTCCTACCATCTGTACATCGTGGCCTGTGCCGGAGCTGGTGCCACCGTTATTGCATTG CTGATCTACATGATGGCTACCACATATAACTATGCTGTTTTGAAGTTTAAGAGTCGAGAAGACTGCTGCACTAAATTTTAA